One Primulina huaijiensis isolate GDHJ02 chromosome 5, ASM1229523v2, whole genome shotgun sequence DNA segment encodes these proteins:
- the LOC140977023 gene encoding uncharacterized protein — MAELAAAEVYSPRTIQVWRTLVNWMAFFFQIFAQILRGTPSFSQVLSYVGLRHGSLLSSAPHAPVQFKHLPAVELSEYEAEVEEGDSVQSTSVTITAREGRLFDTPALRKLKVVLDLDETLVCAYETSSLPAMLRSQATEAGLKWFELECISSDKEFDGKPKINHVTVFERPGLKEFLDQLSEFAELVLFTAGLEGYARPLVDRIDVDNRFSGRLYRPSTISTEYREHVKDISCLSKDLCRIVIVDNNPFSFLLQPLNGIPCIPFSAGQPKDDQLLEVILPLLRDLSLQKDVRPILYERFHMPEWFQKHGIPTLGWPNTGG, encoded by the exons ATGGCGGAGCTGGCGGCCGCTGAAGTCTACTCTCCTCGGACGATACAGGTGTGGAGGACGTTGGTGAACTGGATGGCCTTTTTCTTCCAGATCTTCGCTCAGATCCTGCGTGGTACGCCGTCGTTTTCGCAGGTCCTGTCTTACGTTGGCCTACGTCATGGCTCGTTACTCTCTTCGGCGCCACACGCGCCGGTGCAATTCAAGCATCTTCCGGCGGTGGAGCTTTCGGAATACGAAGCAGAGGTGGAAGAGGGAGATTCGGTTCAATCCACTTCTGTGACAATCACCGCTCGCGAAGGGAGACTGTTTGATACTCCGGCTTTGAGGAAGTTGAAG GTGGTGCTTGATTTGGATGAAACTCTAGTATGTGCATACGAGACGTCAAGTTTACCAGCTATGCTACGTAGTCAAGCTACAGAAGCTGGTTTAAAATGGTTCGAACTAGAATGTATCTCTTCTGACAAG GAATTTGATGGAAAACCTAAGATCAACCACGTGACAGTATTTGAACGTCCAGGATTGAAAGAATTTCTTGACCAACTTAGCGAATTTGCAGAACTTGTGTTATTTACTGCTGGCCTTGAAG GATATGCGAGACCTCTTGTTGATAGAATAGATGTTGACAATCGATTCAGTGGTAGACTCTATCGGCCTTCAACAATTAGCAC GGAATATCGTGAGCACGTAAAAGATATATCTTGCTTATCAAAGGATTTGTGCAGAATTGTTATAGTTGACAACAACCCATTTAGCTTCTTGTTGCAACCACTAAACGGAATTCCATGCATTCCCTTTTCTGCTGGACAACCGAAGGATGATCAG CTTTTGGAGGTTATACTTCCACTACTCAGGGATCTTTCTCTACAGAAGGACGTAAGACCCATTCTCTACGAAAGATTCCATATGCCTGAATGGTTCCAAAAGCATGGAATCCCTACTTTGGGGTGGCCAAACACTGGTGGATAA
- the LOC140977024 gene encoding zinc finger CCCH domain-containing protein 29-like: MCTGSKSNISPSGLEMEAKFQENMRRISGKNCSNLLELAATDDLTGFMYELEEMGSDVNEVSYWYGRRFGTKKMGYEERTPIMIASLYGSLEVLKYIIGTGKVDVNRACGSDGATPLHCAAAGGSWASVEVVKFLIDASGDINSIDAYGKKPCDLIAPCVKFSSNSKRRILEMLLKGIKIESSDEEEEGSEMPRVKEGGEKKEYPVDVSLPDINNGVYGSDEFRMYSFKVKPCSRAYSHDWTECPFVHPGENARRRDLRKHHYTCVPCPEFKKGSCAKGDYCEYAHGVFESWLHPAQYRTRLCKDETGCARKVCFFAHKPEELRPLYAATGSAMPSPNSVSMNSVDMSTLSPLSLGSSSLMLPNSSTPPMSPSVTCSSPMSGNMWQNKLNLITPPALQLPGSRLKTTFSARAMDLEVELLELEKIRTHNQQRQQLVEEMASLSSPYPRSSDLKPTNLDDIFGSLDPSLLSQLQGLSPKNSPTSHQIRQNTNQLRASYPSNFSSSSPAQKQPSAYGFDSSAAVAAAVMNSRVNAFSKRSQSFIDRGAGVGYRSSLSSSANSPSPMPSKFSDWSSPDGKVNWGFNDDEVNKLRKSASFGFRSNNANASSVMTHCTVDEPDVSWVNSLVKDTPTGGIGPYGTEQSLHGGIHEMASNWIDPLYMEQEQVVA, encoded by the coding sequence ATGTGCACTGGTTCAAAGAGTAACATTTCCCCTTCTGGATTGGAAATGGAGgccaaatttcaagaaaatatgaGAAGGATTTCGGGTAAAAATTGTTCAAACCTACTGGAATTGGCGGCTACTGATGATTTGACTGGCTTTATGTATGAACTTGAAGAGATGGGTTCTGATGTGAATGAAGTAAGCTACTGGTATGGCAGAAGATTTGGTACAAAGAAGATGGGGTATGAAGAGAGAACCCCGATAATGATTGCTTCTTTGTATGGAAGTTTAGAGGTTTTGAAGTATATTATTGGAACTGGAAAAGTTGATGTCAACAGAGCGTGTGGATCGGATGGGGCTACACCACTTCATTGTGCTGCTGCTGGTGGTTCTTGGGCCTCGGTTGAGGTTGTCAAGTTCTTGATTGATGCTTCTGGGGATATCAATTCTATTGATGCCTATGGCAAGAAACCATGTGATTTGATTGCTCCGTGTGTTAAGTTTTCGAGTAATTCTAAGAGGAGAATCTTGGAAATGTTGTTGAAAGGGATCAAAATCGAATCAAGTGATGAGGAGGAGGAAGGGAGTGAGATGCCTCGGGTTAAAGAAGGGGGTGAGAAGAAAGAGTATCCTGTTGATGTGTCTTTGccggatatcaacaatggggTCTACGGAAGTGATGAGTTCAGGATGTATAGTTTCAAGGTGAAGCCTTGCTCGAGGGCTTATTCTCACGACTGGACCGAGTGCCCTTTTGTCCACCCTGGGGAGAACGCGAGGAGGCGTGATTTGAGGAAACATCACTACACTTGTGTCCCGTGTCCTGAGTTCAAGAAGGGAAGTTGCGCGAAGGGGGATTATTGCGAGTATGCTCATGGAGTTTTTGAATCTTGGCTCCATCCAGCTCAATACAGGACACGGCTTTGCAAGGACGAGACAGGCTGCGCACGAAAAGTGTGCTTCTTTGCGCACAAACCCGAAGAGCTTCGCCCTTTGTATGCTGCCACCGGTTCTGCTATGCCTTCTCCGAATTCTGTTTCAATGAATTCAGTGGACATGTCTACATTGAGCCCTTTATCACTTGGGTCGTCCTCTTTGATGCTGCCTAATTCTTCAACACCGCCCATGTCGCCCTCAGTGACTTGTTCATCTCCGATGAGCGGAAACATGTGGCAGAACAAGTTGAACCTTATAACCCCACCGGCTCTGCAGCTTCCCGGTAGCCGACTCAAAACTACTTTTAGCGCACGAGCCATGGATTTGGAGGTGGAATTGCTTGAATTGGAGAAAATCCGAACGCATAACCAACAACGCCAACAATTGGTTGAGGAGATGGCGAGCCTGTCTTCCCCATATCCAAGAAGCAGCGATTTAAAACCCACAAATCTAGATGACATATTTGGGTCGTTGGATCCTTCATTATTGTCTCAATTACAGGGTCTCTCACCGAAGAATTCTCCTACCAGCCATCAGATTCGCCAGAACACAAACCAACTACGAGCCAGTTACCCTTCAAActtctcatcatcatcaccagCACAAAAACAGCCCTCAGCATATGGGTTTGACTCCTCTGCTGCTGTCGCTGCAGCAGTCATGAATTCAAGAGTCAACGCCTTCTCCAAACGCAGCCAAAGCTTCATTGATCGTGGTGCTGGAGTTGGCTACCGATCCAGCCTTTCCAGTTCTGCTAATTCTCCCAGTCCAATGCCATCAAAATTTTCAGATTGGAGCTCACCAGATGGGAAGGTGAACTGGGGTTTTAACGATGACGAAGTCAATAAGCTTAGAAAGTCCGCTTCTTTTGGCTTTCGAAGCAATAATGCCAATGCATCTTCAGTCATGACTCATTGTACTGTAGACGAGCCGGATGTTTCTTGGGTTAATTCCTTGGTGAAAGACACCCCAACTGGTGGCATCGGCCCGTATGGTACGGAGCAAAGTCTACATGGAGGAATTCATGAAATGGCATCGAATTGGATCGATCCATTGTACATGGAACAGGAGCAGGTGGTTGCTTAA
- the LOC140977576 gene encoding N-(5'-phosphoribosyl)anthranilate isomerase 1, chloroplastic, protein MSLLNGIFPKMKMTRSSNQSTIVSLADKEYKKDRPLVKMCGITSARDAAKAAEAGANFIGMIFWPDSKRSIPLPIAKEISRKRWFLAGGVNHMNVCEALSILRPHGIDVSSGICGPDGIQKDELQILSFMKAVHSVHY, encoded by the coding sequence ATGAGTTTATTAAATGGAATCTTTCCAAAGATGAAAATGACACGCTCATCAAACCAATCAACAATAGTTTCGCTTGCTGATAAAGAATACAAAAAAGACAGACCTTTAGTTAAGATGTGTGGAATCACATCAGCTAGAGATGCTGCCAAAGCAGCAGAAGCTGGTgcaaattttattgggatgatttTTTGGCCCGACTCAAAACGCTCCATCCCACTTCCTATTGCAAAAGAGATTTCAAGAAAAAGATGGTTCCTTGCTGGAGGAGTTAACCATATGAACGTATGCGAAGCTCTTTCTATACTTAGACCACACGGAATCGATGTAAGTAGTGGCATTTGTGGTCCAGATGGCATACAGAAAGATGAACTTCAAATATTGTCATTCATGAAAGCAGTCCATTCAGTGCATTACTGA